The following are encoded in a window of Scophthalmus maximus strain ysfricsl-2021 chromosome 6, ASM2237912v1, whole genome shotgun sequence genomic DNA:
- the nucks1a gene encoding nuclear ubiquitous casein and cyclin-dependent kinase substrate 1a: MSRPVRNRKVVNYSQFNESDDADEEYGDNKPKKVRTAPREPKHKRSKNSQDDSEDSDEKVSKPKNDSAEDFGSEEEDNDFGEEEEEDGGSDYEEKKGKKPKKAKVEKPTKRAPKRKRATDDSDDDREVSRKRTVRQAASKAVSKQREILLGDGGSEDEEHEDPEEPYLDPDESGSDEDFMVEDDDDSDYGRSKKRGKKVIRRGRPDKKEKKSPKPRLKATVTPSPMKGKGKGRPAKVPEKSSPKEEEEEEDPESPLEDEEEEAEKKESSPAPKTTKEAAGGEEEEDEEEEEDGSEEEAPSGED; the protein is encoded by the exons ATGTCAAGACCAGTGAG gaacaggaaagtGGTGAACTACTCACAATTCAATGAGTCCGACGATGCAG ATGAGGAGTATGGTGACAATAAGCCCAAGAAGGTGCGCACAGCCCCTCGTGAGCCCAAGCACAAGCGCTCAAAGAACTCGCAGGATGACAG TGAGGACTCCGACGAAAAGGTCTCTAAACCTAAAAATGATTCAGCAG AGGACTTTGGCAGCGAGGAAGAAGACAATGActttggagaggaggaggaggaagacggaggaagtgattatgaggaaaaaaaagggaagaagccGAAGAAAGCCAAGGTGGAGAAGCCCACCAAGAGGGCGCCAAAGAGAAAACGGGCCACAG ATGACAGTGATGACGACAGGGAAGTGAGTCGAAAGCGCACAGTGCGCCAGGCGGCGTCCAAGGCCGTGTCTAAACAGAGGGAGATCCTTCTCGGTGATGGAGGCAGTGAGGACGAGGAGCACGAAGACCCAGAGGAACCCTACTTGGACC ctgatgaGTCTGGCAGCGACGAAGACTTCATGGTGGAGGACGATGATGACAGTGACTATGGCCGCTCCAAGAAGAGAGGCAAGAAGGTGATCCGACGGGGACGGCCAgacaagaaagagaagaagagtccCAAACCCCGACTAAAGGCCACAG TGACACCCAGCCCGATGAAAGGAAAGGGGAAGGGGCGCCCCGCCAAGGTCCCGGAGAAGAGCTCAcccaaagaggaggaggaggaggaggaccccGAGAGTCCCctggaggacgaagaggaggaggccgagaagAAGGAGAGCTCCCCTGCCCCCAAAACGACGAAGGAGGCCgcaggaggcgaggaggaggaagacgaggaggaagaggaggatggctCAGAAGAGGAGGCACCCTCTGGAGAAGACTAG